The nucleotide window CAGCAGTTAACACGAAGACCACAGTCAGATTCTTGAAACTGCTGAATGTTTTAGTGTACTCGATCATGCTGCGCAGCCCTTGGGTGAATTTATTATATAAGTTCTCCACCACTTCTTCAGAGATGGGTAAAAATCGCACTATGAAATGAACACGATTATAAATCCAGATACTGGTATCTTCTCTCCAGTTTATCAGATAAACAACAGCTAAAAGTCCAAAAGAAGCTAAACCTCCCATAATTGCTATTAGTCTTACCTTTGGAAGTAAACAAGCACATATCAATAATAAAATTGCCCCTATTGCTCCATCGAAGAATCTTTCGGTCAAACCTGCTGATAAACCTTCTGAAAGGCTTATTCCATTGATTTTTTTACCAGCAACAGCATTTAAAACCTCCCCTCCGCTGCGCATAGGGGTGAAGTTACCTGCAAAAAGTCCGATGGTCTTGACAATGAAGTTTTTCTTGAATTCCCAGGGTTGATTTATGATGTAACCCCAACGTAGTGAGCGGATCCAAACCACAAAAAGATGCACCCCGACTGCCAGTAGTATTAACCATGGATTGGCTGTTTTAATAACTTCCCACATTTTCTGGGGGCCAATCCAAATTATTAGAAGTGCCAGTAACAGGATACTTACCAGGAAAACATAGTACCTTTTCAAATTCAAATCCTCCGCAGTAATTTGCGCACTAAAAGGCGCAGGGTGAACATCACATAATGCACAACATGTCTTGCGCGCACATAAGACTTTTCATTACCATAAATGCACTGTATGGGTCTTTCAGACACTACCAGATCATTTTCTGAAGCCCGACAAAGTACTTCCGATTCATAAACATAATCATTGTAGGGTATATCAACAAAAAATGGGGCTGCCTTTTTGGATATTACTCTGAAACCGCACTGACTATCGGTGATGTGGTAACCAGTC belongs to uncultured Methanobacterium sp. and includes:
- a CDS encoding UPF0104 family protein; translation: MKRYYVFLVSILLLALLIIWIGPQKMWEVIKTANPWLILLAVGVHLFVVWIRSLRWGYIINQPWEFKKNFIVKTIGLFAGNFTPMRSGGEVLNAVAGKKINGISLSEGLSAGLTERFFDGAIGAILLLICACLLPKVRLIAIMGGLASFGLLAVVYLINWREDTSIWIYNRVHFIVRFLPISEEVVENLYNKFTQGLRSMIEYTKTFSSFKNLTVVFVLTAASWLLECVRLYIVFAAFNVKINFVAIIIIFLLANIIGILSALPGGIGSIELSLTGLFVIFGVPSAVGGSIAMVDRLASFWVVSALGIIFASYYAKDILDEIKGYTIGLKSSKQD